One genomic region from Pecten maximus unplaced genomic scaffold, xPecMax1.1, whole genome shotgun sequence encodes:
- the LOC117320122 gene encoding uncharacterized protein PB18E9.04c-like, which translates to MTPISNTGSTTPLAPNQTNPISNTTSTTPLTTNQTNPISNTASTTPSAINQIIPISNTTSTPQSTSNPTTPAANITATPPSASSVNVPPPTNTTNFPQLTQMQTTAHQPNLITTHQETTMPSPESTTTTTAGTTTTQPVCPSSAVRYNHQGKVICYWAMDGATLTGKQQLAFDFCTQSGGHLPIIPDAGANVIVKDLISERYENFFLNYKVDNSSRKLKTSFGDIQDWANGLNTTQSSHRCVLIDRTGTWATSICDTSGDNGVICSKCEVGDSSCYAGNPYCSPCSCSNYIINTINITKELQKNLDSLKKKTAVNRRALSSSKRRITCAEDSRKSSAAMGYMGASLLTVVFGGLFLLDIPLLFLEFKTHILGLCHG; encoded by the exons ATGACCCCAATTTCGAATACCGGCAGCACCACGCCATTGGCGCCCAATCAGACAAACCCGATTTCGAATACCACCAGCACCACACCATTGACAACCAATCAGACAAACCCAATTTCAAATACCGCCAGCACTACACCATCGGCAATCAATCAGATCATTCCAATTTCAAATACCACCAGCACCCCGCAATCGACTTCGAATCCGACCACCCCGGCAGCAAATATAACCGCCACTCCTCCATCGGCATCCAGTGTGAACGTCCCACCTCCAACAAATACCACAAACTTTCCCCAACTAACACAGATGCAGACCACTGCACACCAACCAAACCTGATAACCACACATCAGGAGACAACGATGCCCTCCCCAGAatcgacaacaacaacaactgcTGGGACAACAACAACACAGCCAGTGTGTCCTTCGTCTGCAGTACGGTACAACCACCAAGGGAAGGTTATATGTTACTGGGCAATGGACGGAGCTACCCTCACAGGGAAACAGCAGCTGGCCTTCGATTTCTGTACACAAAGTGGGGGTCATTTACCCATCATACCTGACGCAGGTGCCAATGTGATTGTGAAAGATCTTATATCGGAAAG GTACGAAAATTTCTTTTTGAACTATAAAGTAGATAATAGTAGTCGAAAATTGAAAACATCTTTCGGAGATATCCAGGATTGGGCAAATGGTTtaaacacaacacaatctaGTCACAGGTGTGTGTTGATAGACCGAACAGGTACCTGGGCAACTTCCATTTGTGACACATCCGGAGATAATGGTGTCATCTGTTCAAAGTGTGAAGTGGGAG ACTCAAGTTGCTATGCCGGCAACCCATACTGCAGCCCTTGTTCCTGTTCCAACTACATCatcaatacaataaatattacAAAGGAGTTACAAAAAAATCTGGACAGTTTGAAGAAGAAAACGGCAGTTAATAGGAGGGCGCTGTCGTCGTCAAAGCGCCGTATCACGTGTGCTGAAGATTCCCGGAAATCATCCGCTGCCATGGGTTACATGGGCGCCTCTCTACTCACTGTGGTTTTTGGCGGCCTTTTCTTACTAGACATACCATTGTTGTTTCTGGAATTCAAAACCCACATATTGGGCCTTTGTCATGGGTAG